Part of the Deferribacterota bacterium genome is shown below.
AACTGAAACAACTGGTGCAAAGATCTCCTCTCTGCAAAGCCTCATGCTATCATTGACTCCTGATAATATAGTAGGGTGTAGTATAGCTTCTTCTCTCTTGCCTCCAACAAGGATCTTAGCCCCCTTATCTACAGCTTCTTTTATCCAGTTTTCTGCTCTCTCAGCTTCTTTTATATCAATCATTGGGCCTACATCAGTATCATCTAATAGTGGATCACCTACCTTTAAGGATTTAGTACTCTTTATAAATTCATCTAAAAAAGTATCATATACCTTTTCATGGATAAATAATCGCTGTAAGGATATACATACTTGG
Proteins encoded:
- a CDS encoding aldehyde dehydrogenase family protein → QVCISLQRLFIHEKVYDTFLDEFIKSTKSLKVGDPLLDDTDVGPMIDIKEAERAENWIKEAVDKGAKILVGGKREEAILHPTILSGVNDSMRLCREEIFAPVVSVFKYSNFNEAVEQANNTDYGLQAGVFTKDLEKAFYAIDNIDVGGVMINDSSMYRVDHMPYGGNKKSGLGREGVKYAIDEMTNIRMVVFNLS